In Methanobrevibacter sp., a single genomic region encodes these proteins:
- the deoC gene encoding deoxyribose-phosphate aldolase, translating into MYNIKNSKQLASLINYTNLNNMITESEMKEFLEKAKELNFNSVVISPTYVPLAKEVLADSDIKVGSVVGFPLGFEDTESKIAETQELLKKGVDEIEMVINLSHLKDEKYDLIENEISQIKEIMGDKILKVVIESKALEDYEKANAAKAAEKSGADFIKNSTGFVSPNHIFENVNDINLIQKYAPKIKIEIYGGIDEYKFANQILTGGADLIGSNKGYEIVKRYKDLRENTQVKPKPITLTKKD; encoded by the coding sequence ATGTATAATATAAAAAATTCAAAACAATTAGCAAGTTTAATTAACTACACTAATTTGAACAATATGATTACTGAAAGTGAAATGAAGGAATTTCTCGAAAAAGCAAAGGAATTAAACTTTAATTCAGTAGTTATTTCACCAACATATGTACCGTTAGCAAAAGAAGTATTAGCAGACAGTGACATTAAAGTTGGAAGTGTTGTAGGATTTCCATTAGGTTTTGAAGACACCGAAAGTAAAATTGCAGAAACCCAGGAACTGCTTAAAAAAGGTGTAGATGAAATAGAAATGGTTATAAATTTAAGTCATCTTAAAGATGAAAAATATGACCTAATCGAAAATGAGATTTCACAAATTAAAGAGATTATGGGAGATAAGATATTAAAAGTAGTTATTGAAAGTAAAGCACTTGAAGACTATGAAAAAGCTAATGCTGCTAAAGCGGCTGAAAAATCTGGAGCAGATTTCATAAAAAATTCAACTGGATTTGTTTCACCTAATCATATCTTTGAAAATGTGAATGACATCAATCTTATACAAAAATATGCTCCAAAAATAAAAATCGAAATTTACGGCGGAATTGACGAGTATAAATTTGCAAATCAAATATTAACCGGAGGAGCTGATTTAATTGGCAGTAACAAAGGTTATGAAATCGTCAAAAGATACAAGGATTTAAGAGAAAACACTCAAGTAAAACCCAAACCAATAACACTAACCAAAAAGGACTGA
- a CDS encoding tRNA uridine(34) 5-carboxymethylaminomethyl modification radical SAM/GNAT enzyme Elp3: MEKACRIIIEDILDGKITTRKELEVEKRQLCRDLKLSKFMSNADILEFAKPEEKEIVSGILKKKPTRTMSGVAIVAVMCHPHKCPHGRCFYCPESDIAPPSYTGEEPAALRGRMYEYHPYVQCFNRLKQLKKIGHPIDKVELIIMGGTFPSRDLCYQEWFVSQCLKAMCDFGLIMENKPTNYEYNLDYNEIRTFENGILKTYPPNDYVLIDEAQRVNENSKVRCVGMTFETRPDYCKKEHINRMLDFGVTRVELGVQTLSDELYQKIKRGHSIADVIEANQLLRDSAVKVAMHMMPGLFSNQKQDLKMFKQLFSDDNFKPDMLKIYPCLVTKGSELYDLWKERKYEPYNDEEAIELITKVKAILPKWVRTMRIQRDIPSTLIEAGVKKSNLGELVYNNLEKEHINCQCIRCREIGHKKTSREYNLDDFELFRESYKACEGDEFFLSIEDVNEESIAGFLRLRLPSKNHFRKEITDTTALVRELHVYGNMIKIGGKNPKIGQHTGFGERLLKEAENIAIENGKDQMAIISGIGSRNYYRKFGYEKIGPYMMKTLL, from the coding sequence ATGGAAAAAGCATGTCGAATTATTATTGAAGATATCCTTGATGGTAAAATCACAACTAGAAAAGAATTGGAAGTTGAAAAAAGACAATTGTGTCGTGATTTAAAACTGTCCAAATTCATGAGCAATGCAGATATTTTGGAATTTGCTAAGCCTGAAGAAAAAGAGATTGTTTCAGGAATTTTAAAGAAAAAGCCAACAAGAACAATGTCAGGAGTAGCAATCGTTGCTGTAATGTGCCATCCACATAAATGTCCTCATGGAAGATGTTTTTATTGTCCTGAAAGCGATATTGCACCACCAAGTTATACTGGTGAAGAGCCTGCAGCGCTTAGAGGAAGAATGTATGAATATCATCCATATGTCCAATGTTTTAATCGCTTAAAACAATTGAAAAAAATTGGACATCCAATTGATAAAGTTGAATTGATAATAATGGGCGGAACATTTCCTTCAAGAGATTTATGCTATCAGGAATGGTTCGTATCACAATGCTTAAAAGCAATGTGTGATTTTGGTTTGATAATGGAAAATAAACCTACAAATTATGAATATAACCTTGATTACAATGAAATTAGAACATTTGAAAATGGAATTTTAAAGACATATCCTCCAAATGATTATGTTTTAATTGACGAAGCTCAAAGAGTTAATGAAAACTCCAAAGTAAGATGTGTTGGAATGACATTTGAGACACGCCCCGATTACTGTAAAAAAGAACATATTAATCGAATGCTTGATTTTGGAGTAACAAGAGTTGAATTAGGTGTTCAAACATTATCTGATGAATTATACCAAAAAATCAAACGTGGACATAGTATTGCAGACGTTATCGAAGCAAATCAGCTTTTAAGAGATTCTGCAGTCAAAGTGGCCATGCACATGATGCCAGGATTATTTTCAAATCAAAAGCAGGACTTGAAAATGTTTAAGCAATTGTTTAGTGACGACAATTTCAAACCAGACATGCTTAAGATTTACCCATGTCTTGTTACCAAGGGAAGCGAATTATATGATTTATGGAAAGAAAGAAAATATGAACCATATAATGATGAGGAAGCCATTGAGTTAATTACAAAAGTTAAAGCTATCCTGCCAAAATGGGTAAGGACTATGAGAATTCAAAGAGATATTCCATCAACCCTTATTGAAGCCGGCGTTAAGAAATCCAACCTTGGAGAACTTGTTTACAATAATTTAGAAAAAGAACACATCAATTGCCAATGCATACGTTGCCGTGAAATAGGCCATAAAAAAACATCTAGAGAATATAATTTAGATGATTTTGAACTATTTAGAGAAAGCTATAAAGCATGTGAAGGGGATGAATTTTTCCTATCAATTGAAGATGTTAATGAAGAAAGTATAGCAGGATTTTTAAGATTACGTTTACCTTCAAAAAATCATTTCCGAAAAGAAATCACCGACACCACCGCACTTGTTCGTGAATTACACGTTTATGGAAATATGATTAAAATAGGTGGTAAAAATCCTAAAATTGGCCAACATACCGGATTTGGTGAGAGATTACTTAAAGAAGCTGAAAATATTGCTATTGAAAATGGAAAAGATCAAATGGCAATCATCAGTGGAATCGGATCTCGAAATTACTATCGTAAATTTGGTTATGAAAAGATTGGTCCTTATATGATGAAAACATTATTATGA
- a CDS encoding PRC-barrel domain-containing protein, producing MKIKEFIGSTVLDKNANVVGKVENVDFNTETGKIETINLTLQKNIFSKDELEISFDDIATIGAYVILNKEIEKEEEVEEADEAETVEVEIEDE from the coding sequence ATGAAAATTAAAGAATTCATAGGATCTACTGTTTTAGATAAAAATGCAAATGTAGTTGGTAAAGTTGAAAATGTTGATTTTAACACTGAAACTGGTAAAATTGAAACTATCAATTTAACTTTACAAAAAAATATCTTCTCAAAAGATGAACTTGAAATCTCCTTTGACGATATTGCTACCATTGGTGCATATGTTATTTTAAACAAAGAAATCGAAAAAGAAGAAGAAGTTGAAGAAGCTGATGAAGCTGAAACTGTCGAAGTTGAAATCGAAGACGAATAA
- a CDS encoding DUF2098 domain-containing protein has product MVFDARGLEITLDSHVRYVDTGTMGKVIDLKTQDGIEWVQLDKTELWYRSNLVELLDEKDIKKSTYYDKEDDGEIDVEAMKEKANALEDMQMDSSVAEGGG; this is encoded by the coding sequence ATGGTTTTTGATGCAAGAGGATTAGAAATTACTCTTGATTCTCATGTCAGATATGTGGATACTGGAACAATGGGTAAAGTCATTGACTTAAAAACACAGGATGGCATAGAATGGGTACAACTTGATAAAACCGAATTATGGTATCGTTCTAATTTAGTTGAATTGCTTGATGAAAAAGACATTAAAAAATCCACATATTATGATAAAGAGGATGATGGAGAAATTGATGTCGAAGCAATGAAAGAAAAAGCAAATGCATTAGAAGACATGCAAATGGATTCTAGTGTAGCTGAAGGTGGAGGTTAA
- a CDS encoding DEAD/DEAH box helicase has translation MIKMENLREDIKTIINSAYPYIKEFNPAQKAVLESGYLDDKSNYIICIPTASGKTVLGVLPALKTILDGGKAVYAAPLLSIQNEKVKEFKAFEDHGINVGKHPASSDLSVMVFESFDALTRFSWNTLRDVDTLIIDEFHMIGEFTRGPTLEAAITRAKIINPSMRIIALSATLKNIEEIEGWLEGTCIEHDYRPVPLHKEVLDAEMFNTKNKNDVIVKVLEKSIKDGSQALSFVSTRRFTESLATYVAKKIDKKINVKQREQFKEVSEKILDVPKKKGSLPTSTCLKLAESLEHGIAFHHAGLFNEQKEIIEDEFRNGNILMITATPSLMYGVNLPSKTVVIRDHTRWTGNGPQPIPVFDYEQMSGRAGRPQYDDVGYSYLIAKTMDEALNLQEFYVEGEIEQTNSKLVDNKDAIFKQIIAQIASSLSKNLDELTDFFGKTLYGYQMNNNPSMALFAADSIKFELESALEFLLQNGIIRATPEGLKTTDFGNLIAKSNYSVETAVKIKEYISNINEINVNEFIYALCETPDVPLISFKGRKSKDPVRDKLSEAGLFAVDIGNPEATAVSLMEWVDERNEYEIENKYNVYSASTRRSAYEASRLVKFAKDTSEVLGNYSTLKEFDILSARLYYGVKEDIIPLVVGVKRLGRKRARNLVNIFGTDLSGVSESELQKIEGIGPKLAEKIKLFANN, from the coding sequence ATGATTAAAATGGAAAATTTAAGAGAAGATATTAAAACAATAATCAATAGTGCCTATCCCTACATTAAAGAATTTAATCCGGCTCAAAAAGCAGTGCTTGAGTCAGGTTATCTTGACGACAAATCAAATTATATAATATGTATTCCAACAGCGAGCGGTAAAACAGTGCTTGGAGTTTTACCTGCATTAAAAACCATCCTAGATGGTGGAAAAGCAGTTTATGCTGCACCACTTCTATCAATTCAGAACGAAAAAGTAAAAGAATTCAAAGCATTTGAGGATCATGGAATAAACGTGGGAAAGCATCCTGCAAGTTCTGATTTATCAGTCATGGTTTTTGAATCATTTGATGCTCTGACAAGATTTTCATGGAATACTTTAAGAGATGTGGACACACTAATCATTGATGAATTTCATATGATTGGAGAGTTTACAAGAGGACCAACTCTTGAAGCTGCGATTACCAGAGCCAAAATCATCAATCCCTCAATGAGAATAATTGCATTGTCAGCGACTTTAAAAAATATTGAAGAAATTGAAGGTTGGCTTGAGGGAACCTGCATTGAACACGACTACCGTCCGGTACCTTTGCACAAGGAAGTATTGGATGCTGAAATGTTCAATACAAAAAACAAAAATGATGTAATCGTCAAAGTACTTGAAAAATCAATCAAAGACGGTTCACAGGCACTGTCATTTGTTTCAACCAGAAGGTTTACTGAAAGCCTTGCAACATACGTTGCCAAAAAAATCGACAAGAAAATCAATGTTAAGCAAAGAGAACAATTCAAGGAAGTATCCGAAAAAATCCTTGATGTGCCAAAAAAGAAAGGGTCTCTTCCAACAAGTACATGTCTTAAATTAGCCGAAAGTCTTGAACATGGAATTGCATTTCACCATGCAGGTCTTTTTAATGAACAAAAAGAAATTATCGAAGATGAATTTAGAAACGGGAACATTTTAATGATTACTGCGACTCCAAGTTTAATGTATGGAGTTAATTTACCTTCAAAAACTGTTGTGATTAGAGATCATACCCGTTGGACAGGCAATGGCCCTCAGCCCATTCCGGTTTTTGATTATGAACAGATGTCCGGAAGAGCTGGAAGGCCACAATATGACGATGTTGGATATTCATATCTAATTGCAAAGACTATGGATGAAGCTTTAAACCTACAAGAATTTTATGTTGAAGGTGAAATTGAACAGACAAATTCCAAACTTGTTGATAATAAAGATGCGATATTTAAACAGATTATTGCTCAAATTGCCTCCTCACTTTCCAAAAATCTTGATGAATTAACAGACTTTTTTGGAAAAACCCTTTATGGGTATCAAATGAACAACAATCCCTCAATGGCATTGTTTGCTGCAGACAGTATCAAATTTGAACTTGAAAGTGCTTTGGAATTCTTACTTCAAAATGGAATAATAAGAGCAACACCAGAAGGGTTAAAAACTACAGATTTTGGTAATTTAATAGCCAAATCCAATTATTCTGTTGAAACAGCAGTAAAAATCAAAGAATACATTTCAAATATTAATGAAATTAATGTTAATGAATTCATTTATGCACTATGTGAAACTCCTGATGTTCCATTAATCTCATTTAAAGGAAGAAAATCCAAAGACCCTGTTCGTGATAAACTATCTGAAGCAGGATTATTTGCAGTAGATATTGGAAACCCTGAAGCGACTGCTGTATCTTTAATGGAATGGGTGGATGAACGCAACGAATATGAAATTGAAAACAAATACAATGTTTACTCTGCATCCACCAGAAGGTCCGCTTATGAAGCTTCACGCCTTGTTAAATTTGCAAAAGATACTTCAGAAGTTCTGGGAAATTACTCCACTCTAAAAGAATTCGACATATTATCTGCAAGATTATATTATGGTGTTAAGGAAGATATTATCCCATTAGTTGTGGGTGTTAAAAGACTTGGAAGAAAAAGAGCCAGAAATCTGGTCAATATATTCGGTACTGATTTAAGTGGTGTTTCTGAAAGTGAATTGCAAAAAATAGAAGGTATTGGTCCTAAATTAGCTGAAAAAATAAAATTGTTTGCAAATAATTAA
- a CDS encoding thioredoxin family protein, which yields MAIKVEVFSTSTCPHCPAAIDAAEKAKDKLGDAIDVESIKIDDMENPDNRKRAMDYQIMAVPTVVIDGEVTFVGAPSEQELIDALESKL from the coding sequence ATGGCAATCAAAGTAGAAGTATTTTCAACTAGTACCTGTCCGCACTGTCCTGCAGCAATTGATGCTGCTGAAAAAGCAAAAGATAAATTAGGCGATGCTATTGATGTAGAATCAATTAAAATTGATGATATGGAAAATCCTGACAACAGAAAAAGAGCAATGGATTATCAAATTATGGCAGTTCCTACTGTTGTAATTGATGGTGAAGTAACCTTTGTTGGTGCTCCTTCTGAACAAGAACTTATAGACGCACTTGAATCTAAATTATAG
- the cbiD gene encoding cobalt-precorrin-5B (C(1))-methyltransferase CbiD, whose amino-acid sequence MTNDNYTGVTTGTVATACSLAAIDAILDSDDIACVKVETPKKTLDIIIDECKKISSTKAYAVAHKNPYNDPDVTVDLAIISTVELLDKNDGEKDIIITGGDGVGKITKPGLQIPVGDYAINPGPRSMIVKNLKDKVPEGKIIKVTISIPEGKKIAKKTMNPKLGIVGGISVLGTTGIARSMSSDAYKNSIVTQLDVALASNIENLVFVPGNIGEKLALNQLDITKEQIVQTGNYVGFMFEEAEKRGITKFTFFGHMGKLIKVAGGIFNTKHAVADGRREIMVAHAGLCGASQNDLKRLFDSKTTDDMMDILNELNISVEVSNSIADAIKDRCKQRFDLDLNVILVDMEGTYLNNNFII is encoded by the coding sequence ATGACTAATGATAATTATACTGGCGTTACTACAGGAACTGTAGCTACTGCCTGCTCTTTAGCTGCAATTGATGCAATTTTAGATTCGGATGATATTGCATGCGTTAAAGTTGAAACCCCAAAAAAGACTTTGGACATCATTATAGATGAATGTAAAAAAATATCATCAACTAAAGCATATGCTGTAGCTCATAAAAATCCTTATAATGATCCTGATGTTACAGTGGATTTGGCAATAATATCTACCGTCGAGTTATTGGATAAAAATGATGGTGAAAAAGACATTATTATTACTGGCGGCGATGGTGTGGGTAAAATTACAAAACCTGGCCTTCAAATTCCTGTTGGGGATTATGCAATCAATCCCGGACCTCGCAGTATGATTGTTAAAAACCTAAAGGATAAGGTGCCTGAAGGAAAAATCATTAAAGTAACTATTTCTATTCCCGAGGGTAAAAAAATAGCTAAAAAAACTATGAATCCTAAACTAGGTATTGTTGGTGGAATCTCAGTTCTTGGAACAACTGGTATTGCACGATCAATGTCTAGTGATGCTTATAAAAACTCAATTGTCACACAACTCGATGTTGCTTTGGCTTCGAACATTGAAAATTTGGTTTTTGTTCCTGGAAATATTGGTGAAAAGCTTGCTTTAAATCAGTTGGATATCACTAAAGAGCAAATCGTTCAAACAGGCAATTATGTTGGTTTCATGTTTGAAGAAGCTGAAAAAAGAGGAATTACAAAATTCACATTCTTTGGACATATGGGTAAATTAATCAAGGTTGCTGGTGGAATTTTCAATACAAAACATGCTGTTGCCGACGGTAGGCGAGAGATAATGGTGGCCCATGCTGGACTTTGTGGGGCCAGTCAAAATGACCTTAAAAGATTATTCGATTCAAAGACAACCGATGATATGATGGACATATTGAATGAGCTTAACATTTCTGTTGAGGTTTCAAACAGTATTGCTGATGCCATTAAAGACCGCTGCAAACAGCGTTTTGATTTGGATTTAAATGTTATTTTAGTTGATATGGAAGGTACTTATTTAAACAATAATTTCATTATATAA
- a CDS encoding glycosyltransferase family 4 protein: MKIAMVGQFPPHVGGVGVHIHTLSKKLVEEGHEVYVITYPHNEIKDIDGIHVIGTKGLNIPGVRGLMFKKNAKKALEKLLENEDIDIIHGHYLFPAGAAAVEVGKEHDIKTYVTAHGSDMFELYKSQPLIRPTIKSVLKDADGVFAVSNALKHEIVATGVVGIADKTKISWNSVDVNKFSSKNDDSFKKEFHLEDKPIVLFVGNLIKRKNVDSLLEAKKIANSDYYLVVVGDGPLYNKLTKKVEDENIRDVIFTGSRDDVENIIPSCDALVLPSFSESFGLVLIEALACGKPVIGSDVGGITEIITDDVGLLINPKKVSTIAKAIDKLVNDEELRLILSMNARNRAFDFSEVDIPYEEVKS, from the coding sequence ATGAAAATAGCTATGGTTGGTCAGTTTCCTCCGCATGTTGGTGGCGTGGGAGTTCATATCCATACATTATCTAAGAAATTGGTTGAAGAAGGCCATGAAGTGTATGTGATAACTTATCCACACAATGAAATCAAGGACATCGATGGAATACATGTCATTGGAACCAAAGGGTTGAATATTCCTGGTGTTCGAGGATTAATGTTTAAAAAGAATGCTAAAAAGGCTTTGGAAAAACTTTTAGAAAATGAGGACATCGATATTATTCATGGACATTATCTTTTCCCTGCTGGAGCTGCGGCAGTTGAAGTTGGAAAGGAACATGATATTAAAACTTATGTTACTGCTCATGGATCTGACATGTTTGAATTGTATAAATCCCAACCATTAATAAGACCAACAATCAAATCTGTATTGAAAGATGCAGATGGTGTATTTGCTGTTAGTAACGCTTTAAAGCATGAAATTGTTGCAACAGGTGTTGTTGGTATTGCAGATAAAACTAAAATTTCATGGAATTCTGTTGATGTTAATAAATTCTCATCTAAAAATGACGATTCATTTAAAAAGGAATTCCATCTTGAAGATAAACCAATAGTTCTTTTTGTAGGTAATCTAATTAAAAGAAAAAATGTTGATTCTCTTCTTGAAGCTAAAAAAATTGCCAACAGTGATTATTACTTGGTAGTTGTCGGTGATGGTCCGTTATATAATAAGCTCACTAAAAAAGTCGAAGATGAAAATATTCGTGATGTAATTTTCACTGGTTCTAGAGATGATGTAGAAAACATTATTCCAAGTTGTGATGCTTTAGTTTTGCCTTCGTTTTCAGAAAGTTTTGGCTTAGTATTAATTGAGGCATTGGCTTGTGGAAAGCCTGTTATTGGCAGTGATGTTGGAGGAATTACTGAAATAATCACTGATGATGTGGGTCTGCTTATTAACCCTAAAAAAGTGTCAACAATTGCTAAAGCTATTGATAAACTTGTAAATGATGAAGAATTAAGATTAATTTTATCTATGAATGCCAGAAATAGGGCATTTGATTTCTCAGAAGTTGATATTCCTTATGAGGAGGTTAAATCATGA
- a CDS encoding shikimate kinase: MKKTVRSPGSATIINAIATGCGSAFGIGLDIRCEAKTISKGIECANDVGADTTLMDLCVGKVFDFYNINKDDFGISLKTKSDLPMASGLSSSSASSNAIVKVTSEIIADEFDLSPLTDLQTINLAIDASLEAGVTITGSFDDATASYFGGVVVTDNKNRKFIIKEEMEERDILIYMPNFHSKSGESDVERMKVMSPLVEVAYEFACKKDYFRAVNLNGLIYSSALGFNNSIAVDALQSGALASGLSGTGSAFFAIVDENSINHVHESWMKYEGQVIKTKIDNNGCCLL; encoded by the coding sequence ATGAAAAAAACAGTAAGATCACCAGGTTCGGCAACAATAATTAATGCAATAGCAACAGGATGCGGTTCAGCATTTGGGATAGGATTGGACATTAGATGTGAAGCTAAAACAATTTCAAAAGGCATTGAATGTGCAAATGATGTTGGAGCAGATACTACATTAATGGATTTATGTGTTGGGAAAGTTTTTGACTTTTATAATATTAATAAAGATGATTTTGGAATAAGCTTAAAAACAAAATCTGATCTTCCAATGGCATCTGGGCTTTCAAGCAGTAGCGCTTCATCAAATGCAATCGTTAAAGTCACATCTGAAATAATTGCTGATGAATTCGATTTAAGTCCTTTGACTGATTTGCAGACAATCAATCTGGCTATTGATGCATCTCTTGAAGCAGGAGTTACAATTACTGGTTCTTTTGATGATGCGACAGCTTCTTATTTTGGAGGAGTTGTTGTTACTGATAATAAAAACAGAAAATTCATCATTAAAGAAGAAATGGAAGAACGTGATATTTTAATTTACATGCCCAATTTTCATTCTAAATCCGGAGAATCTGATGTTGAACGTATGAAAGTCATGTCTCCATTGGTGGAAGTGGCATATGAGTTTGCATGTAAAAAAGATTATTTCAGGGCAGTTAATTTAAATGGATTAATTTATTCCTCAGCATTAGGTTTTAATAATTCAATTGCTGTGGATGCATTGCAATCAGGGGCTTTGGCATCAGGATTGTCTGGAACAGGCTCTGCTTTTTTTGCTATTGTTGATGAAAATTCAATTAATCATGTTCATGAATCTTGGATGAAATATGAAGGTCAAGTTATAAAAACAAAAATTGATAATAATGGATGTTGTTTGTTATGA
- a CDS encoding succinylglutamate desuccinylase/aspartoacylase family protein — MKKIYLIFLLLAVVMGISAVSAAENMSISDNVLEIDDISQVSTIEQSDNVSQLPTADSNQNDLLKANESTASSSQKTQQVPSKVTTKNIKSTYGTKAKYTLKLFDKSGNVIVGKQVTFKIGKKVYKVNTDSEGVASLNLNYAAGKYTIIYSVGDLTGKNNYTVSNKITMTILKWGNKGDVSKIKLIKKNMPNNEWVKKAVAATKKGNPLLKFVGGKGKVIFMTAGVHGNELSSQVAAMKLINYLSKNPIKGTVYIIPFVNIKAISHKVRHTGTDYNRVAHKSGTISNKIVKLVVKYKCDAYGDFHTTQPGGVPGKNIVMGSKTPATKCSAMTKYIAKHAKVNKRIYKYAGEQYPGALADNVNKKGIPGVICEVMLPHNTVTAKTVTTSLKMMKSLLKFNSVI, encoded by the coding sequence ATGAAAAAAATATATCTTATTTTTCTGCTTTTAGCGGTAGTAATGGGTATTTCTGCAGTTTCAGCAGCTGAAAATATGTCCATTTCCGATAATGTATTGGAAATTGATGACATAAGTCAGGTATCTACAATCGAGCAGTCTGATAATGTTTCACAACTGCCGACTGCTGATTCTAATCAGAATGATTTGTTAAAAGCAAATGAAAGTACTGCGAGTTCTAGTCAAAAGACACAACAGGTTCCATCAAAAGTCACTACAAAAAATATCAAAAGTACTTATGGAACCAAGGCGAAATATACCTTAAAATTATTTGATAAGTCCGGTAATGTCATTGTTGGAAAGCAAGTAACCTTTAAAATCGGCAAAAAAGTTTATAAAGTAAACACTGATTCTGAGGGTGTTGCTTCATTAAATTTAAATTATGCTGCTGGAAAATACACAATCATATACTCCGTTGGGGATTTAACTGGAAAAAACAATTATACAGTTTCAAATAAGATTACAATGACTATCTTAAAATGGGGTAATAAGGGAGATGTTTCTAAAATTAAGTTAATCAAAAAGAACATGCCTAATAATGAATGGGTTAAAAAAGCTGTTGCAGCTACTAAAAAAGGTAATCCTCTCTTAAAATTTGTTGGGGGCAAAGGCAAAGTTATTTTCATGACTGCGGGAGTTCATGGAAATGAATTGTCATCTCAGGTTGCAGCAATGAAATTAATTAACTATTTAAGTAAAAACCCTATAAAAGGCACTGTTTACATCATTCCATTTGTTAATATTAAAGCCATATCTCACAAAGTAAGACATACTGGTACCGATTACAATAGGGTGGCTCATAAATCCGGAACAATATCAAACAAAATAGTTAAGCTTGTTGTAAAGTATAAATGTGATGCATATGGGGATTTCCATACCACACAACCAGGGGGTGTTCCTGGAAAAAATATCGTGATGGGATCTAAAACTCCTGCTACAAAATGTTCTGCGATGACAAAGTATATTGCAAAGCATGCTAAAGTCAATAAAAGAATTTATAAGTATGCAGGTGAACAATATCCTGGAGCATTAGCAGATAATGTTAATAAAAAAGGTATTCCTGGCGTTATATGTGAAGTAATGCTTCCGCATAATACTGTTACAGCAAAAACTGTTACAACTTCATTAAAAATGATGAAATCTTTGTTGAAATTCAATTCAGTAATATGA